A window of the Euzebya pacifica genome harbors these coding sequences:
- a CDS encoding TetR/AcrR family transcriptional regulator has translation MSEDTKQRIIRATLQTLREHGAAGTSARAIAAAGDFNTSLLFYHFGSVEGALLAAAHHDTDARISRYSAHLEGLTDLSGLVRFSRQMHRENLEAGHVTALVQMLALTSTNPEIREELASVFDPWIDMVETTLDRLVGKDGIAGLSNADLAVGITSLFLGLELLTHLGDRYGRAEGLLDALDDASGLLVAFGLLSGAGTTDTEEATGQGLRPHRDADPLADLPGPSSP, from the coding sequence GTGAGCGAGGACACCAAGCAACGGATCATCAGGGCGACACTGCAGACCCTGCGGGAGCACGGCGCTGCCGGCACGTCGGCCCGGGCCATCGCGGCCGCCGGCGACTTCAACACCTCGCTGCTCTTCTATCACTTCGGGTCCGTCGAGGGTGCGCTGCTCGCCGCGGCCCACCACGACACCGACGCCAGGATCTCGCGGTACAGCGCGCACCTGGAGGGGCTGACGGACCTGTCGGGGCTGGTCCGGTTCTCCCGCCAGATGCACCGCGAGAACCTCGAGGCCGGCCACGTCACGGCGCTGGTGCAGATGTTGGCCCTGACCTCGACCAACCCCGAGATCAGGGAGGAGCTGGCGTCGGTCTTCGACCCGTGGATCGACATGGTCGAGACGACCCTCGACCGCCTCGTCGGCAAGGATGGCATCGCAGGGCTGTCCAACGCCGACCTGGCCGTGGGGATCACCAGCCTGTTCCTCGGGCTCGAGCTGCTCACCCATTTGGGCGACCGCTACGGTCGCGCCGAGGGACTGCTGGACGCCCTCGACGACGCCTCGGGACTGCTGGTCGCCTTCGGGCTGCTCAGCGGGGCCGGGACCACCGACACCGAGGAGGCAACCGGGCAGGGGCTGCGCCCCCACCGCGACGCCGACCCGCTGGCCGACCTCCCCGGGCCGTCCAGCCCCTGA
- a CDS encoding thiol-disulfide oxidoreductase DCC family protein: protein MNAGPGATAAMPGAVAIVHDDTCPFCVRCAGWLSSQDTALPVELWAASDPEAVRRWGRLPGYGSELVVVADDGRAWVGPDAFLMALWSLRRFRQLSATLTGPLARALFRSLSTNRGRLGALLGLEDCGEDGCRR from the coding sequence GTGAACGCCGGTCCTGGCGCCACCGCCGCCATGCCGGGGGCGGTGGCCATCGTCCACGACGACACCTGCCCGTTCTGTGTGCGATGTGCCGGATGGCTCTCGTCGCAGGACACCGCCCTGCCGGTGGAGCTGTGGGCGGCATCGGATCCCGAGGCCGTTCGCCGATGGGGCCGGCTGCCCGGCTACGGCAGCGAGCTCGTCGTGGTGGCCGACGACGGCCGAGCCTGGGTCGGCCCCGACGCGTTCCTGATGGCCTTGTGGTCACTGCGTCGTTTCCGCCAGCTGTCCGCAACGCTCACCGGGCCCCTCGCCCGGGCGCTGTTCCGCAGCCTGTCGACCAACCGCGGTCGGTTGGGTGCGCTGCTCGGCCTCGAGGACTGCGGGGAGGACGGGTGCCGCCGGTGA
- a CDS encoding sulfurtransferase, with product MGPIVTAATAAALPRDAILVQVEAGDVASAAATFAEGHLPGARLLMRDRVTARPMEPGDGRHPLPTPEVFATELGAMGIGPDDAVVAYDREGGASAARLVYLLRVLGQEAAVFDGGLDGWAEPLETGPPPHVAPVSVPVRPWPTDRLVEADDVVAHVEQGGLVLDARSAERYAGVTEPLDPVAGHIPGAVNAPFADNLDRLGLFRAPPKLHDTYAPLGAGQDTIVYCGSGVTACHDLLAIEHAGLGLPRLYVGSWSQWCRDTERPVATGDG from the coding sequence ATGGGACCGATCGTGACCGCGGCCACCGCTGCCGCCCTGCCTCGTGACGCCATCCTCGTGCAGGTCGAAGCGGGTGACGTCGCCTCCGCTGCCGCGACCTTCGCCGAAGGGCACCTCCCCGGGGCCCGCCTGCTGATGCGGGACCGGGTGACCGCCCGCCCGATGGAGCCGGGAGACGGCCGCCACCCGCTGCCGACCCCGGAGGTGTTCGCCACGGAGCTCGGCGCGATGGGCATCGGGCCCGACGACGCGGTGGTGGCCTACGACCGGGAAGGCGGCGCTTCCGCCGCCCGGCTGGTGTACCTCCTGCGCGTCCTCGGGCAGGAGGCCGCCGTGTTCGACGGTGGCCTCGACGGCTGGGCCGAGCCGCTGGAGACCGGCCCACCACCTCACGTCGCGCCCGTGTCGGTACCGGTTCGTCCGTGGCCGACCGATCGACTCGTCGAAGCCGACGACGTCGTGGCCCACGTCGAGCAGGGCGGACTGGTGCTCGACGCCCGCAGCGCCGAGCGCTACGCCGGCGTGACCGAACCCCTCGACCCGGTTGCCGGCCACATCCCCGGCGCCGTGAACGCGCCGTTCGCCGACAACCTCGACCGGCTCGGGCTGTTCCGTGCACCGCCCAAGCTGCATGACACCTACGCACCGCTGGGCGCCGGGCAGGACACGATCGTGTACTGCGGGTCCGGCGTCACGGCCTGCCACGACCTGCTCGCGATCGAGCACGCCGGCCTGGGACTGCCCCGCCTGTACGTCGGGTCGTGGAGCCAGTGGTGCCGAGACACCGAGCGACCGGTCGCAACCGGCGACGGCTGA
- a CDS encoding helix-turn-helix transcriptional regulator, whose protein sequence is MRRADRLFSIVLELRRRGVTTAKQLADHLGVSERTIYRDIADLVGSGVPVEGEAGVGYRLGRNFDLPPLMFSLSEVQAIVLGVRMVESFADEGLRAAARSALAKVETVLPEGERHRVAGTALYAHNFDETLELTAQMPEVRRAIDDRRRLQLAYADAVGSTTERIVRPLGLFFWGRTWTVAGWCELREAHRTFRVDRIVEARALPDVFEHRPPVTLEDYIDAVSGGA, encoded by the coding sequence GTGCGACGCGCTGATCGACTCTTCTCGATCGTCCTCGAGTTACGACGCCGTGGGGTCACGACCGCCAAGCAGCTCGCTGACCACCTCGGCGTGTCGGAGCGCACGATCTATCGCGACATCGCCGACCTGGTGGGGTCGGGTGTGCCGGTCGAGGGCGAGGCGGGCGTCGGGTACCGGCTCGGCCGCAACTTCGACCTGCCTCCGCTGATGTTCTCCCTGTCGGAGGTGCAGGCGATCGTCCTCGGGGTCCGGATGGTCGAGTCCTTCGCCGACGAAGGGCTCCGCGCCGCCGCCCGGTCCGCCCTTGCCAAGGTCGAGACGGTCCTGCCGGAGGGCGAACGCCATCGCGTGGCCGGGACGGCGCTGTATGCCCACAACTTCGACGAGACCCTGGAGCTGACTGCCCAGATGCCCGAGGTCCGTCGGGCCATCGACGACCGTCGTCGCCTGCAACTGGCCTACGCCGATGCCGTCGGCTCCACGACCGAGCGCATCGTCCGGCCGCTCGGGCTGTTCTTCTGGGGGCGAACCTGGACGGTCGCCGGCTGGTGCGAGCTCCGGGAGGCCCATCGGACGTTCCGTGTCGATCGCATCGTCGAGGCGCGCGCACTGCCCGACGTCTTCGAGCACCGGCCGCCGGTCACGCTCGAGGACTACATCGACGCGGTATCAGGAGGTGCATGA
- a CDS encoding mycothione reductase, with protein sequence MPSTAQPHYDLAILGTGSGNSIPNEAMEDWRIAIIEPDVFGGTCLNRGCIPSKMFVHAADVGRTIRTADRFGVHGTFEGADWPAIRDRVFGRIDPIAAGGEAYRRELPNIDVYDHPARFVGERTLRTGDTTLTADRVVLAAGTRPFVPTIDGIDDVDFHTSDSIMRLDALPDRLVVIGGGAVAAEMAHVFDGLGSSVTMLVRGPRLLGEEEPEIGDALTERFRERGIDVRTATVAKAATSSGGVVSLELDTGGSLDTDVLLLAAGRRSNGDRMDLPAGGVTADAQHRPLVDEYMRTDAEGVWALGDLAAPHHDLKHVANAHAKAIQHNLLHPDAPIAPTLPNQPRATFTDPEVASVGMLEEEARHTGRRIVVGRRDYAGTAYGWALEDTTSFAKVVADGDTREILGAHIIGPMASILLQPLVQAMTFGQTVEQVATGVVWPHPALTEVVEQVLLEVPA encoded by the coding sequence GTGCCGTCCACCGCGCAGCCCCACTACGACCTCGCCATCCTGGGAACGGGTTCGGGCAACTCCATCCCCAACGAGGCGATGGAGGACTGGCGCATCGCGATCATCGAACCGGATGTGTTCGGGGGCACGTGCCTGAACCGTGGCTGCATCCCGTCCAAGATGTTCGTGCACGCAGCCGACGTCGGCCGGACCATCCGAACGGCCGACCGATTCGGGGTGCACGGGACCTTCGAGGGAGCGGACTGGCCGGCCATCCGTGACCGGGTCTTCGGCCGCATCGACCCGATCGCCGCCGGGGGAGAGGCCTACCGCCGTGAGCTGCCGAACATCGACGTCTACGACCATCCGGCGCGCTTCGTCGGGGAGCGCACCCTCCGCACCGGGGACACCACGCTGACCGCTGACCGGGTCGTCCTGGCAGCTGGGACCCGGCCGTTCGTCCCGACCATCGACGGGATCGACGACGTCGACTTCCACACCTCCGACTCGATCATGCGGCTCGACGCGCTGCCCGACCGCTTGGTCGTCATCGGCGGCGGTGCGGTGGCTGCGGAGATGGCCCATGTGTTCGACGGCCTCGGCTCGTCGGTGACCATGCTGGTTCGCGGTCCGAGGCTGCTGGGGGAGGAGGAGCCCGAGATCGGCGATGCCCTCACCGAACGCTTCCGCGAGCGCGGGATCGACGTGCGGACCGCCACGGTGGCGAAGGCGGCGACCTCCTCGGGCGGCGTCGTGTCCCTGGAGCTCGACACCGGTGGGTCGCTGGACACCGACGTGCTGCTGCTGGCGGCCGGGCGCCGCTCCAACGGGGACCGCATGGACCTGCCCGCGGGCGGGGTGACCGCGGACGCGCAGCACCGTCCGCTGGTCGACGAGTACATGCGGACCGACGCCGAGGGGGTGTGGGCGCTGGGTGACCTGGCCGCACCGCACCACGACCTGAAGCATGTCGCCAACGCTCACGCCAAGGCGATACAGCACAACCTGCTGCACCCCGACGCACCGATCGCCCCGACGCTGCCCAACCAGCCTCGCGCCACCTTCACCGACCCCGAGGTCGCCTCCGTCGGGATGCTGGAGGAGGAGGCCCGCCACACCGGCCGCCGGATCGTCGTGGGTCGACGTGACTACGCCGGCACCGCCTACGGCTGGGCCCTGGAGGACACCACGTCCTTCGCCAAGGTCGTCGCCGACGGGGACACCCGCGAGATCCTCGGCGCCCACATCATCGGCCCCATGGCGTCGATCCTCCTCCAGCCGCTGGTGCAGGCCATGACGTTCGGCCAGACCGTCGAGCAGGTCGCCACCGGTGTCGTGTGGCCCCACCCGGCCCTCACCGAGGTGGTCGAGCAGGTGTTGCTGGAGGTTCCGGCGTAG
- a CDS encoding ArsR family transcriptional regulator, which translates to MNQPELAPMDDALHDRSTVFAALGEPVRLAIVESLLLSDLTPQDIVTAMDIRSNLLAHHLNVLQAAGLLERIRSTGDGRRRYLRLRSDTPRPIVHVPPLHARNVLFVCADHGVRSMIAERLWATISDIPASSAGRAANRTLSPMARRVATETNLGALDRPPTAWQDLRTPPDLLVTLSDVVRETADLPTGPNTTLLHWSTPEPADEQRQTHTDMIQQLAARMHVLVTALGSTNGARERVSA; encoded by the coding sequence ATGAACCAGCCCGAACTCGCGCCGATGGACGACGCCCTGCACGACAGGAGCACCGTGTTCGCCGCGCTCGGTGAACCCGTGCGCCTCGCCATCGTCGAGTCACTGCTGCTCAGCGACCTCACCCCGCAGGACATCGTCACGGCGATGGACATCCGCTCCAACCTGCTGGCCCACCACCTCAACGTCCTGCAGGCCGCCGGCCTCCTGGAGCGGATCCGCAGCACCGGCGACGGCCGGCGACGTTACCTCCGGCTGCGTTCGGACACGCCGCGGCCCATCGTCCACGTCCCGCCCCTGCACGCCCGCAACGTCCTCTTCGTGTGCGCCGACCACGGGGTGCGGTCGATGATCGCCGAACGGCTCTGGGCCACCATCTCCGACATACCCGCCAGCTCGGCCGGCCGGGCGGCGAACCGGACGCTGTCGCCGATGGCTCGGCGCGTGGCCACCGAGACCAACCTGGGTGCCCTCGACCGCCCGCCGACCGCGTGGCAGGACCTGCGGACGCCGCCGGACCTGCTGGTCACCCTCTCCGACGTCGTCCGGGAGACCGCCGACCTGCCGACCGGACCGAACACGACCCTCCTCCACTGGTCCACGCCCGAGCCGGCCGACGAACAGCGGCAGACCCACACCGACATGATCCAGCAGCTGGCCGCACGCATGCACGTCCTCGTGACGGCGCTCGGGTCGACGAACGGGGCCCGCGAACGCGTCAGCGCGTAG
- a CDS encoding MOSC domain-containing protein encodes MLVHPTAQDLESRLAHIAGSPIDEGVLEMVVRRPDVDEREVLEEGELDLAVGLVGDTWHIRGSRRTEDGSSHPDMQLNVMNARVLDAISAGDRERWRWAGDQLIVDLDLTPENLPAGTRLALGSAVIEVTDQPHTGCAKFADRYGVDALRFVNTGEGKLRRFRGLNARVVVPGTIRPGDVVVKVTADEPVAA; translated from the coding sequence ATGCTGGTACATCCGACTGCACAGGACCTGGAGTCACGGCTGGCGCACATCGCCGGGTCGCCGATCGACGAGGGGGTGCTGGAGATGGTCGTCCGGCGCCCGGACGTGGACGAACGAGAGGTGCTCGAGGAGGGCGAGCTGGACCTGGCGGTCGGGCTCGTCGGCGACACGTGGCACATCCGCGGGAGCCGTCGCACCGAGGACGGGTCGAGCCATCCCGACATGCAGCTGAACGTCATGAACGCGCGGGTACTCGACGCGATCAGCGCCGGTGACCGCGAGCGCTGGCGGTGGGCGGGGGACCAGCTGATCGTCGACCTGGACCTGACCCCGGAGAACCTGCCCGCGGGGACGCGGCTGGCGCTCGGTTCCGCGGTGATCGAGGTCACCGACCAGCCCCACACCGGCTGCGCCAAGTTCGCCGACCGCTACGGCGTCGACGCGCTGCGCTTCGTCAACACGGGAGAGGGGAAGCTGCGCCGGTTCCGTGGCCTGAACGCCAGGGTCGTGGTCCCGGGGACGATCCGTCCGGGAGACGTCGTGGTGAAGGTGACCGCCGACGAGCCGGTGGCTGCCTAG
- a CDS encoding MBL fold metallo-hydrolase: protein MTVSEGITITPVLVADLHVEGERMPVYVHVIDHPDARVLVDTGMTQLHPVLADMDPRLWPLSEHDLDLGAIDIVVNTHLHGDHCGGNHLFPNTPIYVQRQELDDARRNEGYTILEWLDPPGVRYVPVDGELELLPGLRLVPAPGHTRGSQIVVVATEGPPVVVCGDVAVWHGELDDPHTEGQLLIHALNPNLVWLAHEHEPWRPPRSSTSRS from the coding sequence ATGACCGTCTCCGAGGGGATCACCATCACCCCAGTCCTCGTTGCCGACCTGCACGTCGAGGGCGAGCGGATGCCGGTCTACGTGCACGTCATCGACCATCCCGACGCGCGGGTCCTCGTCGACACCGGGATGACACAGCTGCATCCGGTGCTCGCCGACATGGATCCGCGGCTGTGGCCACTGAGCGAGCACGACCTCGACCTCGGGGCTATCGACATCGTCGTGAACACGCACCTGCACGGCGACCACTGCGGGGGCAACCACCTGTTCCCCAACACACCCATCTACGTCCAGCGACAGGAGCTCGACGACGCGCGCAGGAACGAGGGCTACACCATCCTCGAGTGGCTCGACCCGCCCGGTGTCCGGTACGTGCCTGTCGACGGCGAACTCGAGCTCCTCCCCGGACTGCGACTGGTTCCGGCGCCGGGACACACCCGCGGTAGCCAGATCGTCGTGGTTGCGACCGAGGGGCCTCCAGTGGTCGTCTGCGGCGACGTGGCGGTCTGGCATGGCGAGCTCGACGACCCGCACACCGAGGGGCAGCTCCTGATCCACGCGCTCAACCCTAACCTGGTCTGGCTCGCGCACGAACACGAGCCGTGGCGGCCACCGCGCTCCTCGACCAGCAGGTCGTAG
- a CDS encoding M15 family metallopeptidase, with product MTDHFSSPLPTATRRAIAAGVAVLVILTVLGTAPQPGPDAAASDGVAMTPMVPMTVESGAVGQGGETFAQLFDEMRAPEASGEGQGTVVVAAPPSIPEVEPESQPVPTGAPAPALAAVEPVTPTMTVTGLDAATASSIAAIEGVEAASVVEVGQLTLAVPGAEQTVTVAAVEPETFRPMTPGITANETAVWERIIAGDAAFNHDAGNRLSVPLGSTVQTGSSAGALRIGAYASNGIPPVADALVSTDRARQLGFTGEPVLYVAMAPGADGSAVRDAVAAAGGVVEEIEEPVEQQAFLTGSAAAEFFEPFNYIDHGDGLITIDPAWVARNIETRRLPIFTGNVTCHKQMLIQLEGALAEVEAAGLAPLIDTSDYGGCWVARHIDWRPDRPISMHGWGLAVDFNVQTNMLGAQPTMDPRIVEIFDRWGFVWGGRWSRPDGMHFELGAVLQSPTGGTPQ from the coding sequence GTGACTGATCACTTCTCCTCCCCCCTCCCCACAGCCACACGCCGAGCCATCGCGGCCGGCGTTGCCGTTCTCGTGATCCTGACCGTCCTGGGCACGGCCCCGCAGCCGGGCCCGGACGCCGCCGCCAGCGACGGTGTGGCGATGACGCCGATGGTCCCGATGACGGTGGAGAGCGGCGCCGTCGGACAGGGTGGCGAGACGTTCGCCCAGCTCTTCGACGAGATGCGCGCGCCAGAGGCCAGCGGTGAGGGGCAGGGCACCGTGGTCGTGGCGGCGCCCCCGTCGATCCCCGAGGTCGAACCGGAGTCGCAGCCCGTGCCGACCGGAGCGCCCGCGCCAGCCCTCGCCGCCGTGGAGCCGGTCACCCCCACCATGACGGTCACCGGCCTGGACGCCGCGACCGCTTCGTCGATCGCCGCGATCGAGGGCGTCGAGGCGGCGTCGGTCGTGGAGGTCGGCCAGCTGACCCTGGCCGTGCCCGGCGCCGAGCAGACGGTGACGGTGGCTGCGGTCGAGCCCGAGACCTTCCGGCCCATGACGCCGGGCATCACCGCCAACGAGACCGCGGTGTGGGAGCGGATCATCGCGGGTGACGCGGCGTTCAACCACGACGCGGGCAACCGGCTGTCGGTGCCGCTGGGAAGCACCGTGCAGACGGGTTCGTCCGCCGGTGCGCTGCGGATCGGCGCCTACGCCTCCAACGGGATCCCGCCGGTCGCCGACGCGCTCGTCTCCACCGACCGGGCCCGCCAGCTCGGCTTCACCGGCGAGCCGGTGCTGTACGTGGCGATGGCGCCCGGGGCCGACGGGTCGGCGGTGCGCGATGCCGTCGCCGCCGCCGGTGGGGTCGTGGAGGAGATCGAGGAGCCGGTCGAGCAGCAGGCCTTCCTGACGGGCAGCGCCGCCGCGGAGTTCTTCGAGCCGTTCAACTACATCGACCACGGCGACGGGCTGATCACGATCGACCCGGCGTGGGTGGCGCGGAACATCGAGACCCGCCGGCTGCCGATCTTCACCGGCAACGTGACCTGCCACAAGCAAATGCTGATCCAGCTCGAGGGTGCGCTGGCCGAGGTCGAGGCGGCCGGTCTCGCCCCGCTGATCGACACCAGCGACTACGGCGGCTGCTGGGTCGCCCGGCACATCGACTGGCGCCCGGACCGGCCCATCTCGATGCACGGCTGGGGCCTGGCCGTGGACTTCAACGTGCAGACCAACATGCTCGGCGCGCAGCCCACGATGGACCCGCGGATCGTGGAGATCTTCGACCGCTGGGGCTTCGTCTGGGGCGGCCGCTGGTCCCGGCCCGACGGCATGCACTTCGAGCTGGGCGCGGTCCTGCAGTCCCCGACCGGCGGGACACCGCAGTAA
- a CDS encoding DUF1802 family protein yields MDTDISTADTAPTGPTATTTVSLKEWGAAIHALLQGRQQILLRKGGIHEKAFAAPEDDGGFLLFPTVAHTHAERTRPEHHDLLGPGDRDATDDRLVVRAGVHVVDVVEVVRPEWLPELDDLHIWTAESIRTDRVEFRPKHPLQILVVQAIELPEPIVLPRLDAYGGCKSWIDVHVEWDGSGRVVEDLESLVRVSQRVRSTVG; encoded by the coding sequence GTGGACACCGACATCTCTACCGCCGATACCGCGCCGACCGGGCCCACCGCCACGACCACCGTGTCGCTGAAGGAGTGGGGTGCGGCGATCCATGCCCTGCTCCAGGGCCGTCAGCAGATCCTGCTGCGCAAGGGCGGCATCCACGAGAAGGCCTTCGCGGCCCCCGAGGACGATGGCGGGTTCCTGCTGTTCCCGACTGTCGCCCACACCCACGCCGAGCGGACCCGTCCCGAGCACCACGACCTGCTCGGACCGGGTGACCGGGACGCAACCGACGACCGTCTCGTCGTCCGCGCCGGGGTGCACGTCGTCGACGTCGTCGAGGTGGTCCGGCCGGAGTGGCTCCCCGAGCTCGACGACCTCCACATCTGGACGGCCGAGTCGATCCGCACCGACCGGGTGGAGTTCCGTCCCAAGCACCCCCTGCAGATCCTCGTCGTGCAGGCCATCGAGCTGCCGGAGCCGATCGTCCTGCCGCGGCTGGATGCCTATGGCGGCTGCAAGTCCTGGATCGACGTCCACGTGGAGTGGGACGGTTCGGGGCGCGTCGTCGAAGACCTCGAATCGTTGGTCCGCGTGTCGCAACGAGTGCGATCTACGGTCGGTTGA
- a CDS encoding MoaD/ThiS family protein — protein sequence MKVRLRNPDRIVEVDGPAQVSDMLAQLDINPETVLVIHDNTLVTAKAMLPADAEVEIRPVISGGSHG from the coding sequence ATGAAGGTACGACTGCGCAACCCCGACCGGATCGTCGAGGTCGATGGCCCCGCCCAGGTCAGCGACATGCTGGCCCAGCTGGACATCAACCCCGAGACGGTCCTGGTGATCCACGACAACACCCTGGTGACGGCCAAGGCGATGCTGCCTGCCGACGCCGAGGTCGAGATCCGTCCGGTCATCTCCGGTGGCTCGCATGGGTAG
- a CDS encoding ATP-binding protein, with the protein MGRPGGGRCLGCKEQDAVIDLARHRTRYCGECFVDHIRTQVRVAIDAYGMLRYDDEILVAVSGGKDSLALWDILLDMGYNASGLYLGLGIGAYSSRSERIVRDYAERRGVRLHVEDLAEEYGFDIPDSVKHPRRSDKKKKNGVGRAACGTCGLSKRYVFNKTALRHGYDVMATGHNLDDEAAQLFGNVLRWQTEFMARQSPMLPASEGGLARKVKPLYRLTEREMAAYCVIRGLDYVVEECPLVEGNTVMRYKDALNELERAAPGTKAHFLFGFLDRVRDEHFDQDEHFGTSLVPCDDCGLPTPAHQPGQTPVCAFCRTRGRLLQLVDRPARSDASDDEHPERTPEQTAEQTTEQDVTA; encoded by the coding sequence ATGGGTAGGCCCGGCGGCGGCCGGTGCCTCGGCTGCAAGGAGCAGGACGCGGTCATCGACCTCGCGCGTCACCGCACCCGGTACTGCGGTGAGTGCTTCGTGGACCACATCCGCACCCAGGTCCGTGTGGCCATCGACGCCTACGGGATGCTGCGGTACGACGACGAGATCCTCGTGGCCGTCAGCGGTGGCAAGGATTCCCTCGCCCTGTGGGACATCCTGCTCGACATGGGCTACAACGCCTCGGGCCTGTACCTGGGCCTCGGGATCGGTGCCTACTCCTCCCGCTCCGAACGCATCGTGCGGGACTACGCCGAGCGCCGGGGTGTCCGGCTGCACGTCGAGGACCTCGCCGAGGAGTACGGCTTCGACATCCCCGACTCCGTCAAGCACCCCCGCCGCAGCGACAAGAAGAAGAAGAACGGTGTGGGTCGGGCTGCCTGTGGCACCTGCGGGTTGTCCAAGCGCTACGTGTTCAACAAGACCGCGCTGCGGCACGGCTACGACGTCATGGCGACCGGGCACAACCTCGATGACGAGGCCGCGCAGCTGTTCGGCAACGTCCTGCGCTGGCAGACCGAGTTCATGGCCCGCCAGTCGCCGATGCTGCCGGCAAGCGAGGGTGGGCTGGCCCGCAAGGTCAAGCCGCTGTACCGCCTGACCGAACGCGAGATGGCGGCCTACTGCGTCATCAGGGGCCTCGACTACGTCGTCGAGGAATGCCCGCTCGTCGAGGGCAACACCGTCATGCGCTACAAGGACGCCCTCAACGAGCTCGAACGCGCGGCACCGGGGACCAAGGCCCACTTCCTCTTCGGGTTCCTCGACCGGGTCCGCGACGAGCACTTCGACCAGGACGAGCACTTCGGCACGTCGTTGGTCCCGTGCGACGACTGTGGCCTGCCCACGCCGGCGCACCAGCCCGGCCAGACCCCGGTGTGTGCGTTCTGCCGGACCCGTGGCCGCCTGCTCCAGCTGGTGGACCGTCCGGCCCGGTCCGACGCCTCCGATGACGAGCACCCAGAACGAACCCCAGAACAGACCGCCGAACAGACAACTGAACAGGACGTGACCGCGTGA
- a CDS encoding tRNA (adenine-N1)-methyltransferase: protein MIRHAGHPDPLSVGDTVILMDRKGRRFMFELEEGKDYHFHRGIIRHDQLIGQPEGSTVVSTMSAKLTAVRPTTVDWTLKAPRGAQVVYPKDQAMIVTLGDVVPGSTVIEAGAGSGALTCALLRAVGPTGRVISYELREDHAEVALANVTRRMGGHPENWSLTVANLSEALTEHRCDRLVLDMLEPWAHVDAAADSVHPGGMLIAYTPTVTQVMRLREVLDADPRWGLTQTSETMHRTWHVDGLAVRPDHRMVAHTAFLTTARRMVPLEADEIETEATPTVEAEPADDAPVGPRPGQLP, encoded by the coding sequence GTGATCCGCCATGCCGGACATCCCGACCCCCTCTCGGTCGGGGACACCGTCATCCTCATGGACCGCAAGGGCCGCCGATTCATGTTCGAGCTGGAGGAGGGCAAGGACTACCACTTCCACCGCGGCATCATCCGGCACGACCAGCTGATCGGCCAGCCCGAGGGCAGCACCGTCGTCTCCACGATGAGCGCCAAGCTGACGGCGGTCAGGCCGACGACGGTCGACTGGACGCTGAAGGCACCCCGCGGGGCCCAGGTCGTCTACCCCAAGGACCAGGCGATGATCGTCACACTCGGCGACGTCGTCCCCGGGTCGACGGTCATCGAGGCCGGGGCCGGATCGGGCGCGCTGACCTGCGCGCTCCTGCGGGCCGTCGGGCCCACCGGTCGCGTCATCTCCTACGAGCTGCGCGAGGATCACGCCGAGGTGGCGCTGGCCAACGTCACCCGCCGCATGGGCGGTCACCCCGAGAACTGGTCGTTGACGGTCGCCAACCTGTCCGAGGCGCTGACCGAACACCGTTGCGACCGGCTGGTGCTGGACATGCTCGAGCCGTGGGCGCACGTCGACGCGGCCGCCGACTCGGTCCACCCCGGCGGGATGCTCATCGCGTACACCCCGACCGTCACCCAGGTCATGCGCCTCCGCGAGGTGCTGGACGCCGACCCGCGCTGGGGCCTGACCCAGACCAGCGAGACGATGCACCGCACCTGGCACGTCGACGGCCTGGCCGTCCGCCCCGACCACCGCATGGTCGCGCACACGGCGTTCCTGACCACGGCCCGGCGAATGGTGCCGCTGGAAGCGGACGAGATCGAGACCGAGGCGACTCCAACAGTGGAGGCCGAACCGGCCGATGATGCACCCGTGGGCCCCCGTCCGGGACAGCTCCCGTAG